GATTCAGCACCACCAATGACAAAAACAACGCGTGGATCAGCGCCCGATAGCGGCCTGATGCGATGCGTAAAAACGTGACATCGAAGGATTCGATAACCAGCGCCCGATAAATGACGGCGAGCACGATAAGGGAGCAGGAGCCGATAAGGGCGATGTCGACCAGCGCGGATCGATCGATAGCCAGAATGGAGCCGAATAGCACATGCAACAAATCGATACTGGAACCGCGCAGCGAAACCAGCGTCACGCCCAGCGCCAGCGAACCCAGATAGAAACCGGCGAAGCTGGCGTCTTCTTTCAATTCCGTCCGGCGGCTTACCAGACCGGACAGCATCGCGACCGCCAGCCCGGCGATAAATCCGCCGATCCCCATCGCCAGCAGCGACATGCCGGAAACCAGATAACCGATCGCCACGCCGGGCAATACGGCATGGGAAAGCGCATCGCCGATCAGACTCATTCTTCTCAGCAGCAGGAAACATCCCAACGGAGCCGCGCTTAACGTCAGTGAAAAACAGCCAATCAACGCCCGGCGCATAAAGCCGAATTCGGCAAACGGCGTACTGATTAAATCGAATAACATCATGAGACCACGCTCCGCAGAGGCGGGAAGGCACGCTCTTTCGGCCGGTTGGTCAAAATAGACTGGCTCGCTCCCCAACGGTGGCCGCCGTTGGCTAATTGCAGTACCTGCGGAAAATATTCTTCAACCACATCCAGATCGTGCAGAACCGCCAGGATCGTGCGGCCTTCCGCATGTAGCCGGCGGATGATCCTCAGCAGCGTCCGGGTCGTTTGGGCATCAATACCGGTAAAGGGTTCATCAAGCAGGATCAGCGGCGATTGCATGAGCAACAGACGAGCAAACAGAATGCGCTGTAATTGTCCGCCGGATAGTTTGCCGATGTGTTGATGGGCGTATTCCGCCATGGCAACCGCTTCCAGCGCCTGCATCGCCCGGTTGCGCCATTCGGCGCTGATGCCGCGTAGTATGCCGCGGTGGGGCAAACAGCCCATCAGCACCAGATCGCAAACGCTGACGGGAAATTGCCGATCAAATTCGGAGAGCTGCGGCAGATAGCCAAGCGCATTTTTTCCGCTTTCAGCAATGCGAAAGGAACCGGAAAGCGCAGGCAGCAGGCCGGCCAGCGTTTTCAGCAGGGTCGATTTTCCGCTGCCGTTAGTACCGATAACCGCCGTCAGCGATCCTTGATTAAAACAACCGCTCAGCGTTCCCAGCGGGGGTTGGCCTCTGTAGCCGAAAGAGAGTTCGCGCAATGTGATCATGGCAGCATTACCGCCCAGCCAACCAGTAACCACAGCAGTGACAGCAGCGTTAATACCAGCAGTACACGTTTTGTCGCGGAGAGAGAGTATAGACTTGTCATCGTGGTCTGCTTACCGATTAAAAATGTTATGATATAACATATCAAATAAAGCGGAAGAAGAAAGAGGTAAAAAAGTTTTTCTATCGGAATAGCCGATCTTTTTCCGCCGGGGATGTTGTAAACACGACGTGATTAGCGGATATCGTCAATTACTAAAGGAGCGGGAACGCAGGGCGGCTACGGTGTGAGGCTTCACCAGCGCGCCTCTCCAGCAACCCAATAGTATGCGGATGAAAGAGCGTTTAGGAGGAGATCCCCCGGCATATCGTTACTCGTTCTCGTCATTAATACGACATATTGCCTTCATACGGCCTCATTATGCTCGCATAGGTGTTCGGGCAAGACATTCTCTTGCCATCGAGAATGCCTGAACCTGCAGCGATCGCGCGAAAACGGGGTAAGAGGCTCATCATGACATATCGTTGTTTGTACCGCACTGCCCGCGTTTCCATCCACTTAATGATCCGGGAGTGTTTTGATGAAATTCTCCAGACAACTTCATACCGTACTGCGCGTCTGTGGCGTAGTGGCATTGTTAGGTAGCGGGGCCGCTCATGCGGAAAAATTCACCGTAGCCGTCATTTCCGATACCCAGAACTATACCGACGTTACGCTGCCGCAGCCGCGTGGAGTGAATACTTTTGTTCAGCAGATGCAGTATCTGGTCGATACCCGTAAAGAGAAGAACCTGGTCTTCGCCACCCATGTCGGCGATGTGGTGCAGCACGGCGATGGCCGCTTTCGCACCGGTATGGTCGGCCAATATAC
This window of the Brenneria goodwinii genome carries:
- a CDS encoding metal ABC transporter ATP-binding protein, encoding MITLRELSFGYRGQPPLGTLSGCFNQGSLTAVIGTNGSGKSTLLKTLAGLLPALSGSFRIAESGKNALGYLPQLSEFDRQFPVSVCDLVLMGCLPHRGILRGISAEWRNRAMQALEAVAMAEYAHQHIGKLSGGQLQRILFARLLLMQSPLILLDEPFTGIDAQTTRTLLRIIRRLHAEGRTILAVLHDLDVVEEYFPQVLQLANGGHRWGASQSILTNRPKERAFPPLRSVVS
- a CDS encoding metal ABC transporter permease, giving the protein MMLFDLISTPFAEFGFMRRALIGCFSLTLSAAPLGCFLLLRRMSLIGDALSHAVLPGVAIGYLVSGMSLLAMGIGGFIAGLAVAMLSGLVSRRTELKEDASFAGFYLGSLALGVTLVSLRGSSIDLLHVLFGSILAIDRSALVDIALIGSCSLIVLAVIYRALVIESFDVTFLRIASGRYRALIHALFLSLVVLNLVAGFQLLGTLMAVGMMMLPAACARFWTQRLPIMLATAIVLGMIASLIGLIWSYYADLPAGPAIILTITLFFCFSVCFGQNGGMLRTRR